One genomic region from Lichenibacterium dinghuense encodes:
- the istA gene encoding IS21 family transposase, translating into MPGRHVTDHQMRLFMQHRQTDTVAVAAAKASMSKATAHRIAKRARLPSTSKAPRGRRRPDPLGEVFDAVVVPMLQAAPGLRPIAVFEEVMRRHPELGTGIRRTLERRIRAWRAVNGPEQDVIFRQTHEPGRSGLSDFTDMADLGVTVAGVALEHRLYHFRLAYSGFEHAHVILGGESFVALAEGLQNALWLLGGAPLQHRTDSLSAAFRNLDGDAQADLTARYEALCAHYGMEPTRNNPGVAHENGAVESSHGHLKRALADALLLRASADFPDLAAYRAFVDGIVGLRNARNAKRIEAERPHLKRLPDRRTCDYEDVTVRVTSSGGFRLRKVFYSVPSRLIGHRLRVRLYDDRLDVFVGGTHVTTLTRGRPRPDGRDDSVVSYHHVIHALRRKPMALLGLVYRDQLFPREAYRHAFDALLAARPEREACRTTVALLALAHERGCEAELASRLAEIREAGLLPDIDELRARFGPDPSSVPRVTVALASLASYECLLGPAAVGEAA; encoded by the coding sequence GTGCCCGGCCGCCACGTGACCGATCACCAGATGAGGCTCTTCATGCAACACCGTCAGACCGACACCGTGGCCGTCGCGGCCGCCAAGGCCTCGATGAGCAAGGCCACCGCGCATCGGATCGCCAAGAGGGCGCGCCTGCCCTCCACCAGCAAGGCGCCCCGCGGCCGCCGGCGGCCGGATCCGCTCGGCGAAGTCTTCGATGCCGTGGTGGTGCCCATGCTGCAGGCCGCCCCCGGGCTGCGCCCGATCGCGGTATTCGAGGAGGTGATGCGCCGCCACCCCGAACTCGGCACCGGCATCCGCCGCACCCTGGAGCGCCGCATCCGCGCCTGGCGCGCCGTGAACGGGCCCGAGCAGGACGTCATCTTCCGCCAGACCCACGAGCCGGGCCGCTCCGGCCTGTCCGACTTCACCGACATGGCCGATCTCGGCGTCACTGTCGCGGGCGTGGCGCTGGAGCACCGCCTGTACCACTTCCGGCTGGCCTACTCGGGCTTCGAGCACGCCCACGTCATCCTGGGCGGCGAAAGCTTCGTGGCCCTGGCCGAGGGGCTCCAGAACGCCCTGTGGCTGCTCGGCGGCGCGCCGCTCCAGCACCGCACCGACAGCCTGTCGGCGGCCTTCCGCAACCTCGACGGCGACGCGCAGGCGGATCTCACGGCGCGCTACGAGGCGCTGTGCGCCCACTACGGCATGGAGCCCACGCGCAACAACCCCGGCGTGGCGCACGAGAACGGCGCGGTGGAGAGTTCACACGGCCACCTCAAGCGCGCGCTCGCCGACGCCCTGCTGCTGCGCGCCTCGGCCGACTTCCCCGACCTTGCGGCCTACCGGGCCTTCGTGGACGGCATCGTCGGGCTCCGCAATGCCCGGAACGCCAAGCGCATCGAGGCGGAGCGGCCCCACCTCAAGCGCCTGCCCGACCGCCGGACCTGCGACTACGAGGACGTGACGGTGCGCGTCACCTCTTCGGGCGGCTTCCGCCTGCGCAAGGTGTTCTACTCGGTGCCCTCGCGCCTGATCGGCCACAGGCTGCGGGTGCGGCTCTACGACGACCGGCTCGACGTGTTCGTCGGCGGCACGCACGTCACCACGCTGACGCGCGGGCGCCCGCGGCCGGACGGGCGCGACGACAGCGTCGTCAGCTACCACCACGTGATCCACGCGCTGCGGCGCAAGCCGATGGCCCTGCTCGGCCTCGTCTACCGCGACCAGCTGTTCCCGCGCGAGGCCTATCGGCACGCCTTCGACGCGCTGCTGGCGGCCCGGCCGGAGCGAGAAGCCTGCCGCACCACCGTGGCCCTGCTGGCCCTGGCCCACGAGCGCGGTTGCGAGGCCGAACTGGCGAGCCGCCTGGCCGAGATCCGTGAAGCCGGCCTGCTGCCCGACATCGACGAGCTGCGGGCCCGCTTCGGCCCCGACCCGTCCTCGGTTCCGCGCGTCACTGTCGCGCTCGCGTCCCTGGCGAGCTACGAGTGCCTGCTCGGCCCGGCCGCCGTGGGAGAGGCCGCATGA
- the ltrA gene encoding group II intron reverse transcriptase/maturase — protein MLTSLHHLIDLDWMAEAYRLTRKDGAPGIDGVTAKDYEANLEANLSDLMARIKSGRYVAPPVRRHLIPKADGSMRPLGIPTLEDKVAQRAILLLLEPIYEAEFLPCSYGFRPGRSAHDALRALRTGFMEQGLRWVVDVDISKYFDTIDHGHLRSFLDRRVTDGVVRRMIDKWLKAGVLDKGVLRRTTGGTPQGGVISPLLSNIYLHYVLDRWFETVARPHLRGRCLLVRYADDAVMAFEDHAAGIKMLAVLGKRFGRYGLTLHPTKTRFVDFRFRRPQGCHPRAAGTTFDFLGFTHVWGKSRKGRNVVAQVTAKDRYARALASVNEWLRRNLHRPFREQHTRLSRVIRGHCAYYGITGNGRRIRWYHNQIVRAWRKWLARRGRHSNLPWQRFRAMLARYPLPAALIVHKYAAP, from the coding sequence GTGCTGACCTCGCTGCACCACCTGATCGACCTCGACTGGATGGCCGAGGCCTATCGCCTGACGCGCAAGGATGGCGCGCCGGGCATCGACGGTGTGACGGCCAAGGACTACGAGGCGAACCTGGAGGCCAATCTTTCGGACCTCATGGCGCGCATCAAGTCCGGACGCTACGTCGCGCCGCCGGTGCGTCGGCATCTCATCCCCAAGGCGGATGGGTCGATGCGGCCGCTCGGCATCCCGACGTTGGAAGACAAGGTGGCGCAGCGGGCGATCCTCCTGCTGCTGGAGCCGATCTACGAGGCGGAGTTCCTGCCGTGCTCGTACGGCTTCCGGCCGGGACGCTCGGCCCATGATGCCCTGCGCGCTTTGCGCACGGGGTTCATGGAGCAGGGGCTCCGCTGGGTGGTGGATGTCGATATATCGAAATATTTCGACACCATCGACCACGGGCACCTGCGAAGCTTCCTCGACCGGCGAGTCACGGACGGCGTCGTCCGGAGGATGATCGACAAATGGCTGAAGGCAGGGGTGCTCGACAAGGGCGTCCTTCGCCGTACGACGGGAGGCACGCCCCAGGGTGGTGTGATCTCGCCGCTGCTCTCGAACATCTACCTGCATTACGTGCTGGACAGATGGTTCGAGACCGTGGCGCGGCCGCACCTGCGGGGGCGTTGCCTGCTGGTTCGCTACGCCGACGATGCGGTGATGGCGTTCGAGGACCACGCGGCCGGCATCAAGATGCTGGCCGTGCTGGGCAAGCGGTTCGGCCGGTACGGGCTCACGCTCCATCCGACCAAGACCCGCTTCGTGGATTTCCGGTTCCGGCGCCCGCAAGGGTGCCATCCGAGGGCAGCGGGAACGACGTTCGACTTCCTCGGCTTCACCCACGTGTGGGGAAAGTCGCGCAAGGGCAGGAACGTCGTCGCCCAGGTGACGGCCAAGGACCGTTACGCGCGGGCGCTCGCGTCCGTGAACGAGTGGCTCAGGCGAAACCTGCACCGCCCGTTCCGGGAGCAGCATACGCGTCTGTCACGGGTGATCCGGGGACACTGCGCCTACTACGGCATCACCGGCAACGGCCGGCGGATCCGTTGGTATCACAACCAGATCGTACGGGCCTGGAGAAAGTGGCTCGCGCGGCGCGGCCGCCACAGCAACCTGCCGTGGCAGCGCTTCCGAGCCATGCTCGCGCGGTACCCTTTGCCCGCGGCCTTGATCGTCCACAAGTACGCCGCTCCTTGA